In one window of Clupea harengus chromosome 4, Ch_v2.0.2, whole genome shotgun sequence DNA:
- the idh3g gene encoding isocitrate dehydrogenase [NAD] subunit gamma, mitochondrial: protein MAASGTVRSLSQALKPIGLLGGRLGNSARVFSAAVNYHGGKSIYTGPIIPPPAKYGGRHTVTLIPGDGIGPELLNHVRELFRFSCVPVDFEVVNVNSSLDAEDDINNAITAIRRNGVALKGNIETNHIMPPSHKSRNNLLRTTLDLYANVMHCKSLPGVQTRHQNIDIIIIRENTEGEYSSLEHESVSGVVESMKIITRHNSLRIAEYAFKLAREKGRHRVTAVHKANIMKLGDGLFLQCCKEVASGYPEITFDSMIVDNTTMQLVSKPQQFDVMVMPNLYGNVVSNVCAGLVGGPGLVPGANYGNNYAVFETATRNTGKSIADRNIANPTAMLLASCLMLDHLKLHDYASMVRLAVRKTINETRLHTPDIGGQGTTSEVVQSIMNHIQSTGPLTSEHL from the exons ATGGCAGCCTCCGGAACGGTGCGTTCTCTCTCCCAAGCCCTGAAACCCATAGGCCTTTTGGGTGGAAGACTGGGAAATTCAGCCAGA GTGTTCAGTGCTGCGGTCAACTATCATGGAGGGAAGTCGATTTACACG GGTCCAATTATT CCACCCCCTGCAAAGTATGGAGGTCGACACACTGTGACCCTCATTCCCGGAGATGGGATTGGGCCCGAGCTGCTCAACCACGTGAGAGAGCTCTTCAG GTTTAGCTGCGTTCCTGTGGACTTTGAGGTGGTGAATGTGAACTCCTCTCTTGACGCTGAGGATGACATCAATAACGCCATCACTGCCATCCGGCGTAATGGAGTGGCTCTTAAGG GAAACATTGAAACCAACCACATTATGCCACCATCCCATAAATCTAGGAATAACCTCCTCCG caCAACTCTGGACCTCTATGCCAATGTAATGCACTGCAAGTCCCTCCCAGGGGTCCAGACGCGCCACCAGAACatagacatcatcatcatcagagagaacacagagggggAGTACAGTAGTCTTGAGCATGAG agtgtgtctggtgttgtgGAGAGTATGAAGATCATCACCAGGCACAACTCCCTGCGCATCGCTGAATACGCCTTCAAACTGGCCCGCGAAAAGGGTCGCCACAGGGTCACAGCTGTGCACAAGGCCAACATTAT GAAGCTTGGTGACGGCCTCTTCCTGCAGTGCTGTAAGGAGGTGGCATCCGGATATCCAGAAATCACCTTCGACAGCATGATTGTGGACAACACCACTATGCAG cttgtTTCCAAACCTCAACAGTTTGACGTCATGGTGATGCCAAACCTGTACGGGAATGTGGTCAGCAACGTGTGCGCTGGACTGGTGGGTGGCCCTGGTCTGGTGCCTGGTGCCAACTACGGCAACAACTACGCCGTCTTTGAGACC GCCACTAGGAATACAGGCAAGAGCATTGCTGACAGGAATATTGCCAACCCCACCGCCATGCTGCTGGCCAGCTGCCTCATGCTCGACCACCTCAA gcttCATGACTATGCAAGTATGGTCCGCCTTGCTGTCCGTAAGACCATAAACGAGACTCGG TTGCACACTCCAGACATTGGGGGGCAGGGCACCACCTCGGAGGTGGTCCAGTCCATCATGAATCACATCCAGAGCACTGGGCCCCTTACCAGTGAGCATCTCTAA